One Panicum virgatum strain AP13 chromosome 9K, P.virgatum_v5, whole genome shotgun sequence genomic region harbors:
- the LOC120652197 gene encoding tRNA pseudouridine(38/39) synthase-like isoform X2 gives MAAAETETAAALQEEVNALQMRVQELERENQRLVKVASSCTCGFKDGSVGSIAVASSCLYGSNPEAQRDGKFHQSSALEKDLNAPFDHTVISTKNEIQCSRNVEGNGLPDDSSKRTKRRGRQDGILSHCSKRLVALKVMYFGQRFYGFSSEGNTEPTVESEIFKALERAKLMVGSRKESCYSRCGRTDKGVSASGQVISLYLRSNIKDVGGDMQDERSEIDYVKVLNRILPQDIRVLGWCPIPADFHARFTCLGREYKYLFWKGGLDILEMQKAASKFVGEHDFRNFCKMDAANVSNYRRRITEFTISACGKRSNNDELCSMTIKGTAFLWHQVRCMVAVLFLIGQGLESPSVIDSLLDITKTPRKPQYKMAAELPLILRSCLFDKADFMCSSDASRSLTLHLNDEYHHYMLQAEIFHEALSCLPFPESNSLEKLQKKRNHIPLLSRQTEPSYEERIAKVKTKLTDNLSIAS, from the exons atggcggcggccgagaccgagacggcggcggcgctgcaggaggAGGTCAACGCACTGCAGATGCGCGTGCAG GAGCTAGAGAGGGAGAACCAGAGGCTGGTCAAGGTTGCTTCGAGCTGTACCTGCGGATTCAAG GATGGTAGTGTTGGGTCTATTGCAGTTGCCAGTTCATGTTTATATGGAAGTAACCCAGAAGCACAGCGCGATGGGAAATTCCATCAAAGTAGCGCTTTGGAAAAAGATTTGAACGCTCCATTTGATCACACAGTAATATCTACAAAAAATGAAATACAG TGCAGCAGAAATGTGGAAGGGAATGGTTTGCCTGATGATTCAAGCAAACGGACTAAAAGAAGAG GTCGCCAGGATGGGATTTTAAGTCACTGCTCAAAGCGACTAGTTGCTCTCAAAGTCATGTACTTCGGCCAGAG ATTCTATGGCTTTTCTTCAGAAGGTAACACAGAGCCAACAGTGGAG TCTGAGATTTTCAAAGCACTGGAAAGAGCAAAACTTATGGTTGGCAGTAGAAAAGAATCATGTTACTCGAGGTGTGGGAGAACTGACAAAGGAGTTTCTGCTTCTGGACAG GTGATTTCCTTGTATCTGCGATCGAACATAAAGGATGTTGGAGGGGACATGCAAGATGAAAGATCTG AAATTGATTATGTGAAGGTATTGAACAGAATTCTTCCACAAGACATACGTGTACTAGGTTGGTGTCCTATTCCAGCAGATTTTCatgcaag ATTCACCTGTTTGGGCAGGGAATATAAATACTTATTTTGGAAGGGGGGCTTGGATATATTG GAAATGCAGAAAGCTGCATCCAAATTTGTTGGAGAACATGACTTCAGGAATTTCTGTAAAATGGATGCAGCAAATGTGAGTAACTATAGGCGGCGCATTACAGAATTTACTATTTCTGCATGTGGCAAAAG GTCCAACAATGATGAGCTGTGCTCCATGACGATCAAGGGTACCGCTTTTCTGTGGCACCAAGTTCGCTGCATGGTAGCTGTGCTATTTCTAATAGGTCAAGGCCTTGAGTCACCATCT GTAATTGATTCACTATTGGACATTACTAAAACTCCTAGGAAACCTCAATATAAAATGGCAGCTGAGCTTCCATTGATTTTGCGATCTTGTCTATTTGATAAGGCTGACTTTATGTGTTCATCAG ATGCGAGTCGGTCTCTAACTCTGCACTTGAATGATGAGTATCATCATTATATGCTCCAAGCTGAAATATTTCACGAGGCATTGTCCTGTTTACCTTTTCCAG AATCTAATTCACTGGAAAAACTCCAGAAGAAGAGGAATCATATTCCTCTCCTATCAAGACAAACAGAGC CCTCTTATGAGGAGCGTATAGCAAAAGTCAAGACAAAGTTGACTGATAATCTTAGCATAGCATCTTGA
- the LOC120652197 gene encoding tRNA pseudouridine(38/39) synthase-like isoform X1, whose protein sequence is MAAAETETAAALQEEVNALQMRVQELERENQRLVKVASSCTCGFKDGSVGSIAVASSCLYGSNPEAQRDGKFHQSSALEKDLNAPFDHTVISTKNEIQCSRNVEGNGLPDDSSKRTKRRGRQDGILSHCSKRLVALKVMYFGQRFYGFSSEGNTEPTVESEIFKALERAKLMVGSRKESCYSRCGRTDKGVSASGQVISLYLRSNIKDVGGDMQDERSEIDYVKVLNRILPQDIRVLGWCPIPADFHARFTCLGREYKYLFWKGGLDILQEMQKAASKFVGEHDFRNFCKMDAANVSNYRRRITEFTISACGKRSNNDELCSMTIKGTAFLWHQVRCMVAVLFLIGQGLESPSVIDSLLDITKTPRKPQYKMAAELPLILRSCLFDKADFMCSSDASRSLTLHLNDEYHHYMLQAEIFHEALSCLPFPESNSLEKLQKKRNHIPLLSRQTEPSYEERIAKVKTKLTDNLSIAS, encoded by the exons atggcggcggccgagaccgagacggcggcggcgctgcaggaggAGGTCAACGCACTGCAGATGCGCGTGCAG GAGCTAGAGAGGGAGAACCAGAGGCTGGTCAAGGTTGCTTCGAGCTGTACCTGCGGATTCAAG GATGGTAGTGTTGGGTCTATTGCAGTTGCCAGTTCATGTTTATATGGAAGTAACCCAGAAGCACAGCGCGATGGGAAATTCCATCAAAGTAGCGCTTTGGAAAAAGATTTGAACGCTCCATTTGATCACACAGTAATATCTACAAAAAATGAAATACAG TGCAGCAGAAATGTGGAAGGGAATGGTTTGCCTGATGATTCAAGCAAACGGACTAAAAGAAGAG GTCGCCAGGATGGGATTTTAAGTCACTGCTCAAAGCGACTAGTTGCTCTCAAAGTCATGTACTTCGGCCAGAG ATTCTATGGCTTTTCTTCAGAAGGTAACACAGAGCCAACAGTGGAG TCTGAGATTTTCAAAGCACTGGAAAGAGCAAAACTTATGGTTGGCAGTAGAAAAGAATCATGTTACTCGAGGTGTGGGAGAACTGACAAAGGAGTTTCTGCTTCTGGACAG GTGATTTCCTTGTATCTGCGATCGAACATAAAGGATGTTGGAGGGGACATGCAAGATGAAAGATCTG AAATTGATTATGTGAAGGTATTGAACAGAATTCTTCCACAAGACATACGTGTACTAGGTTGGTGTCCTATTCCAGCAGATTTTCatgcaag ATTCACCTGTTTGGGCAGGGAATATAAATACTTATTTTGGAAGGGGGGCTTGGATATATTG CAGGAAATGCAGAAAGCTGCATCCAAATTTGTTGGAGAACATGACTTCAGGAATTTCTGTAAAATGGATGCAGCAAATGTGAGTAACTATAGGCGGCGCATTACAGAATTTACTATTTCTGCATGTGGCAAAAG GTCCAACAATGATGAGCTGTGCTCCATGACGATCAAGGGTACCGCTTTTCTGTGGCACCAAGTTCGCTGCATGGTAGCTGTGCTATTTCTAATAGGTCAAGGCCTTGAGTCACCATCT GTAATTGATTCACTATTGGACATTACTAAAACTCCTAGGAAACCTCAATATAAAATGGCAGCTGAGCTTCCATTGATTTTGCGATCTTGTCTATTTGATAAGGCTGACTTTATGTGTTCATCAG ATGCGAGTCGGTCTCTAACTCTGCACTTGAATGATGAGTATCATCATTATATGCTCCAAGCTGAAATATTTCACGAGGCATTGTCCTGTTTACCTTTTCCAG AATCTAATTCACTGGAAAAACTCCAGAAGAAGAGGAATCATATTCCTCTCCTATCAAGACAAACAGAGC CCTCTTATGAGGAGCGTATAGCAAAAGTCAAGACAAAGTTGACTGATAATCTTAGCATAGCATCTTGA
- the LOC120652197 gene encoding putative tRNA pseudouridine synthase C25B8.05 isoform X4, translating to MAAAETETAAALQEEVNALQMRVQELERENQRLVKVASSCTCGFKDGSVGSIAVASSCLYGSNPEAQRDGKFHQSSALEKDLNAPFDHTVISTKNEIQCSRNVEGNGLPDDSSKRTKRRGRQDGILSHCSKRLVALKVMYFGQRFYGFSSEGNTEPTVESEIFKALERAKLMVGSRKESCYSRCGRTDKGVSASGQVISLYLRSNIKDVGGDMQDERSEIDYVKVLNRILPQDIRVLGWCPIPADFHARFTCLGREYKYLFWKGGLDILEMQKAASKFVGEHDFRNFCKMDAANVIDSLLDITKTPRKPQYKMAAELPLILRSCLFDKADFMCSSDASRSLTLHLNDEYHHYMLQAEIFHEALSCLPFPESNSLEKLQKKRNHIPLLSRQTEPSYEERIAKVKTKLTDNLSIAS from the exons atggcggcggccgagaccgagacggcggcggcgctgcaggaggAGGTCAACGCACTGCAGATGCGCGTGCAG GAGCTAGAGAGGGAGAACCAGAGGCTGGTCAAGGTTGCTTCGAGCTGTACCTGCGGATTCAAG GATGGTAGTGTTGGGTCTATTGCAGTTGCCAGTTCATGTTTATATGGAAGTAACCCAGAAGCACAGCGCGATGGGAAATTCCATCAAAGTAGCGCTTTGGAAAAAGATTTGAACGCTCCATTTGATCACACAGTAATATCTACAAAAAATGAAATACAG TGCAGCAGAAATGTGGAAGGGAATGGTTTGCCTGATGATTCAAGCAAACGGACTAAAAGAAGAG GTCGCCAGGATGGGATTTTAAGTCACTGCTCAAAGCGACTAGTTGCTCTCAAAGTCATGTACTTCGGCCAGAG ATTCTATGGCTTTTCTTCAGAAGGTAACACAGAGCCAACAGTGGAG TCTGAGATTTTCAAAGCACTGGAAAGAGCAAAACTTATGGTTGGCAGTAGAAAAGAATCATGTTACTCGAGGTGTGGGAGAACTGACAAAGGAGTTTCTGCTTCTGGACAG GTGATTTCCTTGTATCTGCGATCGAACATAAAGGATGTTGGAGGGGACATGCAAGATGAAAGATCTG AAATTGATTATGTGAAGGTATTGAACAGAATTCTTCCACAAGACATACGTGTACTAGGTTGGTGTCCTATTCCAGCAGATTTTCatgcaag ATTCACCTGTTTGGGCAGGGAATATAAATACTTATTTTGGAAGGGGGGCTTGGATATATTG GAAATGCAGAAAGCTGCATCCAAATTTGTTGGAGAACATGACTTCAGGAATTTCTGTAAAATGGATGCAGCAAAT GTAATTGATTCACTATTGGACATTACTAAAACTCCTAGGAAACCTCAATATAAAATGGCAGCTGAGCTTCCATTGATTTTGCGATCTTGTCTATTTGATAAGGCTGACTTTATGTGTTCATCAG ATGCGAGTCGGTCTCTAACTCTGCACTTGAATGATGAGTATCATCATTATATGCTCCAAGCTGAAATATTTCACGAGGCATTGTCCTGTTTACCTTTTCCAG AATCTAATTCACTGGAAAAACTCCAGAAGAAGAGGAATCATATTCCTCTCCTATCAAGACAAACAGAGC CCTCTTATGAGGAGCGTATAGCAAAAGTCAAGACAAAGTTGACTGATAATCTTAGCATAGCATCTTGA
- the LOC120652197 gene encoding putative tRNA pseudouridine synthase C25B8.05 isoform X3 translates to MAAAETETAAALQEEVNALQMRVQELERENQRLVKVASSCTCGFKDGSVGSIAVASSCLYGSNPEAQRDGKFHQSSALEKDLNAPFDHTVISTKNEIQCSRNVEGNGLPDDSSKRTKRRGRQDGILSHCSKRLVALKVMYFGQRFYGFSSEGNTEPTVESEIFKALERAKLMVGSRKESCYSRCGRTDKGVSASGQVISLYLRSNIKDVGGDMQDERSEIDYVKVLNRILPQDIRVLGWCPIPADFHARFTCLGREYKYLFWKGGLDILQEMQKAASKFVGEHDFRNFCKMDAANVIDSLLDITKTPRKPQYKMAAELPLILRSCLFDKADFMCSSDASRSLTLHLNDEYHHYMLQAEIFHEALSCLPFPESNSLEKLQKKRNHIPLLSRQTEPSYEERIAKVKTKLTDNLSIAS, encoded by the exons atggcggcggccgagaccgagacggcggcggcgctgcaggaggAGGTCAACGCACTGCAGATGCGCGTGCAG GAGCTAGAGAGGGAGAACCAGAGGCTGGTCAAGGTTGCTTCGAGCTGTACCTGCGGATTCAAG GATGGTAGTGTTGGGTCTATTGCAGTTGCCAGTTCATGTTTATATGGAAGTAACCCAGAAGCACAGCGCGATGGGAAATTCCATCAAAGTAGCGCTTTGGAAAAAGATTTGAACGCTCCATTTGATCACACAGTAATATCTACAAAAAATGAAATACAG TGCAGCAGAAATGTGGAAGGGAATGGTTTGCCTGATGATTCAAGCAAACGGACTAAAAGAAGAG GTCGCCAGGATGGGATTTTAAGTCACTGCTCAAAGCGACTAGTTGCTCTCAAAGTCATGTACTTCGGCCAGAG ATTCTATGGCTTTTCTTCAGAAGGTAACACAGAGCCAACAGTGGAG TCTGAGATTTTCAAAGCACTGGAAAGAGCAAAACTTATGGTTGGCAGTAGAAAAGAATCATGTTACTCGAGGTGTGGGAGAACTGACAAAGGAGTTTCTGCTTCTGGACAG GTGATTTCCTTGTATCTGCGATCGAACATAAAGGATGTTGGAGGGGACATGCAAGATGAAAGATCTG AAATTGATTATGTGAAGGTATTGAACAGAATTCTTCCACAAGACATACGTGTACTAGGTTGGTGTCCTATTCCAGCAGATTTTCatgcaag ATTCACCTGTTTGGGCAGGGAATATAAATACTTATTTTGGAAGGGGGGCTTGGATATATTG CAGGAAATGCAGAAAGCTGCATCCAAATTTGTTGGAGAACATGACTTCAGGAATTTCTGTAAAATGGATGCAGCAAAT GTAATTGATTCACTATTGGACATTACTAAAACTCCTAGGAAACCTCAATATAAAATGGCAGCTGAGCTTCCATTGATTTTGCGATCTTGTCTATTTGATAAGGCTGACTTTATGTGTTCATCAG ATGCGAGTCGGTCTCTAACTCTGCACTTGAATGATGAGTATCATCATTATATGCTCCAAGCTGAAATATTTCACGAGGCATTGTCCTGTTTACCTTTTCCAG AATCTAATTCACTGGAAAAACTCCAGAAGAAGAGGAATCATATTCCTCTCCTATCAAGACAAACAGAGC CCTCTTATGAGGAGCGTATAGCAAAAGTCAAGACAAAGTTGACTGATAATCTTAGCATAGCATCTTGA
- the LOC120652200 gene encoding 40S ribosomal protein S9-2 — protein MVHVSFYRNYGKTFKKPRRPYEKERLDAELKLVGEYGLRCKRELWRVQYALSRIRNAARELLTLDEKNPRRIFEGEALLRRMNRYGLLGEGQNKLDYVLALTVENFLQRRLQTIVFKNGMAKSIHHARVLIRQRHIRVGRQLVNIPSFMVRVDSEKHIDFSLTSPLGGGEPGRVKRKNQKKASGGGGDGDEDEE, from the exons ATGGTGCATGTCAGCTTCTACCGCAACT ATGGTAAAACTTTCAAGAAGCCAAGGCGTCCGTATGAGAAGGAGCGCCTTGATGCTGAGCTGAAGCTGGTAGGTGAGTATGGCCTGAGGTGCAAGCGTGAGCTGTGGCGTGTGCAGTATGCCCTCAGCCGCATCCGGAATGCTGCGAGGGAGCTCCTCACCCTTGATGAGAAGAACCCCCGCCGTATCTTCGAGGGTGAAGCACTCCTGCGCCGCATGAACCGCTATGGCCTCCTCGGTGAGGGCCAGAACAAGCTTGATTACGTTCTTGCGCTCACTGTTGAGAACTTCCTTCAGCGTCGCCTTCAGACCATTGTCTTCAAGAATGGCATGGCAAAGTCCATCCATCATGCTCGTGTGCTCATCAGGCAACGCCACATTAG AGTTGGGAGGCAGCTTGTCAACATTCCCTCATTCATGGTCAGAGTTGACTCTGAGAAGCACATTGACTTCTCCCTTACCAGCCCGCTTGGTGGTGGTGAGCCTGGAAGAGTCAAGAGAAAGAACCAGAAGAAGGCTTCTGGTGGAGGCGGTGATGGTGATGAGGATGAAGAGTGA
- the LOC120652201 gene encoding protein GAMETE CELL DEFECTIVE 1, mitochondrial-like — MHSLRRALHLPITSTYAATAASSSCLRRLSSCRRAPPPRSAATGDDEWNDAWETAWLPGDSPASSPAPAAPWESPATASASAVPAISADVDPDTKAFVADMDERWAERRAASRRGPPQRASRAAEGGEGGAAAKKKAQADEYRTRKQRVHAALWVKEIEKMEEARLGGGDGGADDIDRLLDSCSDIFDSGNADFGDSKIPSTTEIKTKPDGWETTSRGQDGNIWEISQREEDILLQEFERRIAFSKQQIASFIKTHIFSRRRPIDGWKYMIEEIGPNARKGKGSVQRLPSVTDPATQPYREDSPAIASSSSFRGNRPQ, encoded by the exons ATGCACTCCCTTCGGCGCGCCCTTCACCTCCCCATCACCTCCACCTACGCCGCCACCGCAGCCTCGTCAtcctgcctccgccgcctctcctcctgccgccgcgcgccgccgccccgttccGCTGCCACCGGCGACGACGAGTGGAACGATGCGTGGGAGACCGCATGGCTCCCAGGCGACTCCCCCGCCTCCTCCCCAgcgcccgccgcgccatggGAGTCACCCGCCACGGCGTCGGCGTCCGCCGTCCCGGCCATCTCTGCCGATGTGGACCCGGACACGAAGGCCTTCGTGGCGGACATGGACGAGCGCTGGGCCGAACGCCGCGCCGCGTCGAGGCGGGGCCCGCCGCAGCGCGCCTCTCGCGCGGCGGAAggcggggagggcggcgccgcggcgaagaagaaggcgcaGGCGGACGAGTACAGGACCAGGAAGCAGCGCGTGCACGCCGCGCTGTGGGTGAAGGAGATCGAGAAGATGGAGGAGGCGCGCCTcggcggcggagacggcggcgctGACGACATCGACCGGCTCCTCGACTCGTGTTCTGA TATCTTTGATTCTGGCAATGCTGATTTTGGCGATTCCAAGATCCCGAGCACTACTGAGATCAAAACCAAGCCTGATGGTTGGGAAACTACCTCAAGAGGTCAGGATGGCAATATATGGGAGATCTCACAGCGAGAAGAGGACATTCTTCTCCAGGAATTCGAAAGGAGAATCGCTTTCAGTAAACAGCAG ATTGCTAGCTTCATCAAAACCCACATTTTCAGTCGGAGGCGTCCTATTGACGGATGGAAATACATGATTGAAGAGATTGGCCCAAACGCGAGAAAAGGAAAGGGGAGTGTGCAAAGGCTACCAAGTGTGACTGATCCTGCAACCCAGCCATACAGGGAAGACTCTCCTGCAATTGCATCAAGTTCCTCATTCAGAGGAAATCGGCCACAATGA